GATGCGGATCGCGGTCGCGATCGTCTCGGGGTGGGCGATCGGGGCGCCCTGCACGATCGGGTCGGCGCCCTGCGCCTGGAAGCCCCACATCTGCGGGGTACGCGTCGCGAGGCCCGCGTCGGCGTACTCGCGATAGCCCAGCCAGTAGGCGGAGATGTTGCCCGCGTTGCCGACCGGCAGGACGTGCAGGTCAGGCGTCGCGTCGAGTGCGTCCACGATCTCGAAGGCCGCGGTCTTCTGGCCCTGCAGGCGGACCGGGTTGACCGAGTTGACCAGCGCGACCGGGTACTTGTCGGCCAGTGCACGCGACAGCTGCAGGCACTCGTCGAAGCCGCCACGGACCTGGATGACCTCGGCGCCGTGCATGACGGCCTGCGCCATCTTGCCGGCGGCGATCTTGCCGTGCGGCACCAGGACGATGGGGGTCAGGCCGGCGGTGGCCGCGTACGCGGTCATCGACGCCGACGTGTTGCCGGTGGAGGCGCAGACGACGGCCTTGGCGCCCTCGCCCACCGCGACCGAGACGGCCGTGGTCATGCCGCGGTCCTTGAACGAGCCCGTGGGGTTGTTGCCCTCGACCTTGATCCAGACGTCACCGCGGACGATGCCCGACAGCCACGACGAGTGGACGAGCGGCGTGCCGCCCTCCCCCAGCGTGATGACCGGGGTCTGGGTGGTCACGGGGAGCCACTCGCGGTACTCCTCGATCACGCCTCTCCACAGGTGTGCCATCAGAATCCTCCCTCGACGCGCATCACCGATGTCACGTCACGAACCATGTCGAGCCCGCGCAAGGAGGCGACCGTGGCCGACAGCGAGGCGTCCTCGGCCTCGTGCGTCACGATGACCAGCTGGGCGTCGGACCCGCTGCCCTCCTGGCGGACGGTCTTGATCGAGACCCCGAACTCGGCGAACGCGCTGGCGACCGAGGCGAGCACGCCCGCACGGTCGTCCACGTCGATCGAGACGTGGTAGCGGGTGCGGGCCCGGCCCATCTCGAGCACCTCGAGCTGGGCGTGGGTCGACTCGCCGGGACCGAACACGTCGCTGCGTCGGTTGCGGGCGACCGAGACGACGTCGCCGAGCACCGCGCTCGCGGTCGGCGCACCGCCGGCACCGGGACCGTAGAACATCAGCTCCCCCGCCGACTCGCTCTCGACGAAGACCGCGTTGTACGCCCCGTGGACGCTCGCGAGCGGGTGGGTGACGGGGATCATCGCGGGGTGGACGCGGGCCGAGACGGCCGGACCGTCGGCCGTCTCGCGGCGCTCGCAGATCGCGAGCAGCTTGACGACGCAGCCCATCTCGTCGGCGGAGCGGACGTCCGCCGCGGTGACCTCGGTGATGCCCTCACGGTGCACGTCACCGATCGTGACGCGGGTGTGGAACGCGAGGCCGGCCAGGATCGCGGCCTTGGAGGCGGCGTCGAAGCCCTCGATGTCGGCGGTCGGGTCGGCCTCGGCGTACCCGAGACGCTGGGCCTCGTCGAGGGCCTCGGAGAAGCCCTGCCCCGTCGTGGTCATCGCGTCGAGGATGAAGTTGGTGGTGCCGTTGACGATGCCGAGCACGCGCTGGACGCGGTCGCCTGCCAGCGACTCGCGCAGGGGGCGGACGATCGGGATCGCCCCGGCGACGGCGGCCTCGAAGTACAGGTCGCGCTCGGCCTTGTGCGCCGCCTCGAACAGCGTCGCGCCGTCCTCGGCGAGGAGCGCCTTGTTGGCGGTCACGACCGAGGCGCCGTGGTCCAGCGCCGCCAGGATCAGCTCACGGGCGAGGTCGATCCCGCCGATGACCTCGATGACGACGTCGATGTCGCCGCGGGAGACCAAGCCCATCGCGTCGGTCGTGAACAGCTCGCTCGGCAGGTCGAGGTCGCGCTCACGGCCCAGGCGGCGGACGGCGATGCCGACCAGCTCGAGCGGCGCGCCGACCCGCTGGGCCAGCTCGTCCGCGTCCCGCGTCAGCAGTCGCGCGACCTCCGTGCCGACGACTCCGCAGCCCAGCAGGGCGACTCGGAGCGGACGTCCGGGGGTCCACGAGGAGGTGCTCACGGTGCAAGGGTATCGGCGTGCCGACCACGTCGACGACACGGCCGAGAATCTGGTCACCCTGATGCCAGACAGGTCGTCTGCCTAGAATCGCGACTGGACGTGGGCAGGTCATCGGCCCCGCCGACTCAACCGGGGGCCCCCATGACTTCTGCTGCAACGTCCGCTGTCACGTCGACGCCGCGAGAGCGACACGTGCGCCGGCTCATCGGCGTGCTCGTCGCCGCCTGCCTCTCGGTGGCCGGACTGACCGCCCAGCCCGCCCAGGCCGCCGACACCGGGTCCATCACCGGCACGGTCTTCACCCAGTCGGTCGGGGGTGCCAAGACGCCCGCCGCCGAGGGTTACATCTACTGGTCCCACGCGCCGACCAAGGACGGCGCGTACTCCGGCTCGACGGGTCACCGCTTCACGGGCAGCACGTTCAGCCTCACGGGGTTGAAGCCCGGGTTCTACAAGTTCGAGGTCGCCCAGGTCTTCGACGCCGCCGGCAGCAGCGCCTACCAGCGCGAGTACTACAACGACGCCGAGGTGGTCCATGACGCCACGGCCGTCCAGGTCGTCGGCGGCAAGGCCAGCAAGGTCACCGACATGGTGCTCGAACCTGCCGGCCAGATCTCCGGCCGGGTGACGGACACCGCCGGCAACCCGATCGCCAACGCCAGCGTCTCCTTCCAGCGGAGCGCGGCGGGAGGCGGCCCAGGCGTGACCACCGGTCCCGACGGTCGCTACTCCACGACAACCGGCTTCGCGAAGGGTCTGGTCAAGGGCGTCTACCGCGTGTCCGCGCGGCACGACGCGGCCCCCGGTGTCACCTCCCACGAGGAGAAGTACTGGAAGAACGCGGCAACGTACGCCACCGCGACGCCCCTCACGGTCGCCCCGGGCTCGGCCACCGCGAACATCGACTTCACCCTGGCCGCCGCACCGCGCATCCAGCTCACGGTCAAGGACCCGGCGGGCAAACCGGTGCCGAACGCGGACGTGGGCGTCTGGACGTTCTCCGACGGCGAGTGGGGTCCGCGCCGCGCGGGGCCGAACAAGACGGACGGCGCCGGCGTCTACCACCAGACGGTGCGGATCGGTGAGCGCCACAAGTTCTTCTTCACGCCGCCGGCAGGCGTCGGGGGCGCCACCGAGTGGTACGACAACGCGTACGGCGAGGCTGCCGCGAAGGAGGTCTCGGCGACGTCCCACGGTCAGGTCCTCAGCCTGACGATCCAGCTCGGCGCCGCCCCCGCCATCACGAGCGCGACCCCGAAGATCACCGGCACCGCTCGCAGCGGCAAGACCCTGACCGTCGCACCCGGCACCTGGACGCCCGTCGGAGTCGCGGTGCGTCGTCAGTGGCGTGCCAACGGTGTCCCGATCCCCGGGGCCACCGGCCCGACTCTTCGGCTCAGCAACGCACAGGCGGGCCGGAGGATCACGGTGCAGGTCACCGGTTCACTCGACGGCGCGACACCCGTCGCGGTGACCTCCGCCGCGACGGCGGCCGTGCAGGGCGTGCTGACGAGCGCGAAGGTCTCGATCAGCGGAACCGCGAAGGTCGGCAAGAAGCTACGAGCCAGGACCGGCTCGTGGGGCCCGTCACCGGTGACGTCGAAGTACAAGTGGTACCGCAACGGCCGCGCCATCTCGGGCCAGAAGAAGAGCACGTACAAGGTGCGCAAGGCCGACGTCGGCAAGCGGATCACGGTGCGCGTCACCCGGAGCAAGAGCCACTACGTGACCGTCAGCAGGCTGAGCTCGAAGACCGCCAAGGTCAAGAAGAAGTAGGCACGTCCGTCGGTGGTGCGGGCACGACCTGCGCCACCGACGGCAGATGCCAAGGTGGACCCCATGGCCGCCCCCTCCAGCCCAGACGCGGCGGACGCGCGACGGGAGTCGCTCGGAGCCGGCTTCCGGGCCGGCCTGCCCTACGCGGCGGTCGGCTTCCTGTTGTCGATGTCGTTCGGCATCCTGGCGCGCGACTCGGGGTTCTCCGCCGAGGCGGCCATCGTGATGTCCGCGGTGGTCTTCGCCGGGTCCGCCCAGTTCGCCGCGGTGTCGATCATCGCCTCGGGCGGCACCGCCGGCGCGGCCGTCGCGGCCGCCGCGCTGATGAACTCGCGGTTCCTCCCGATGGGCATCGCGCTCGGCCCGTCGCTGCCGGGGCGGGCGTCGTGGCGGGCGGTGCAGGGCCAGGCCGTTGTCGACGCCTCGTGGGCCATGGCCAACCGGGGCGGTGGCCGATTCGACCGCTGGTTCCTGTTCGGCTCGACCGCTCCGCAGTACGTGTCGTGGATCGCCGGGACGGTCCTCGGCGCGTTGGGTGGCGACCTGTTCAGCGATCCGTCCCGCTACGGCCTCGACGCGATCTACCCCACGTTCTTCCTGGCTCTCGTCATCGCCGAGGTCAGGGACCGCACGACGCTGGTCGTCGCCCTCGTGGGCGGGCTGGTGGCGCTCAGCCTGGTCGAGGTGGCCCCTGCCGGGCTGCCCGTGCTCGCCGCGAGCCTCGTGGCCCTGTGGGGCCTGCGCCGAAGGAGGTCGGCGACATGAGCACGACGATCTGGTGGACCATCGCGGGCTGCACGGTCGTCACCGCCGTGATCAAGGGGATCGGCCCGGTCGCCCTGGGCGGACGCGACATCCCTCCCCGCCTCACCGGCGTGATCGAGCTGATGGCACCCGCCCTGTTGGCCGCTCTCGTCGTCACCAGCACCTTCGCCGTCGGCGACCAGTGGCACGTGGGGGCCAACACCGCGGGCGTGGCCGTCGGCGGCATCATCCTGGTGCGCCGCGGCCCGCTCCTCCTGGCCGTGGTGGCGGCGGTCGCGGTCACCGCCCTGCTGCGGGCCGTGACCTAGACGCTCACCGGCGTGCCGCCTCCACCCGCATCGCCATGACGACACCGAGTGCCGCGACGGCGCTCGCGAAGCCGAGCACCAGGACGTACCCGACCATCTCGTCGACGTGCAGCATCACCGCGAACAGGACGCTGCCGAGGGCGAGCAGGAGCGACTCCGCCACGGCATCGCTGATCTGCATCCCGGCACTGTTCGCACCCTGCTCGGCCGCGCCGGAGTGGTCGAGCAGCAGCACACCCAGCGTCGACAGGGCCATGCCCATCCCGAAGCCTCCGACCGCCCAGACGGCGGCCACGACCCACAACGGGACCTGGTCGAGGAGGGCGAGGAATCCCGCCGCGGTCCCGATCAGCACGCACGTCGAGCCCAGCCTGACCCGCAGTGGCTTGGCCGCGAGGACGGGCACGTTGGCGGCGAGCCACGACCCGGCGAACCAGAGGACGGCCCCGGTGGTCAGCAGCAGGCCGGCCTGGGCGGCGGTCAGGCCCCGGTGCTGGACCAGCGAGAGCGGCACGTACGTCTCGGCGCCGACGAAGCCCGCGCTGAGCAGGCTGCGGGTCGCCACCACCCTGGGGAGCCCCGGTCGGCCGCGCCACGAGCCCGGCGGCACGAGCCTGGGTGCGTACCGCACGGTGACCGCGAGGGCGGCGAGCAGCAGCGCCGGCCACCACGTCGCAGCCCGCTGGCCGGCCAGGCTCACCGACAGGACACCCGCGGCGACGAGGACCGCCCACCACACCCGCCGACGGTCCAGGACGACGGCACGGTCCCCGACGATCCGGTCGAGCGCCTGCCAGATCAGCCCGAGCGACGCGACCGCCACCGCCGGGACGGCGAGGAACACCCAGCGCCACCCGACCAGGTCCGCGATCGTGCCCGCGATGAACGGACCCGCGAGCGCCGGCAGGACCCAGGCACTGGTCATGACCGTGAAGACCCTCGCCCGCATGTCCTCGTGGAAGGTCCGCCCGATCATGACGTACAGCCCGACCGAGATGAAGCCGCTGCCGAGTCCCTGCACTGCTCGGCCGGTCAGGAACACCGCCATCGAGGGCGCGAGCCCGGCGACGAACAGCCCCAGCGAGAAGACCATGACACCGCCGCGCACGGCCAGCGCGGGGCCGTGACGGTCCATGAGCGGTCCGGCCAGTGTCATCGACACGACGCCCACGGCCATCGGCGCAGCGAAGGACAGGGCGTACAGCGCGAGCCCGTCGAGCTCCTCGGCCACCACGGGCATCACGGTGGCGACCGCGAGGGACTCGAACGCGACGAGGAACGCGAGGGAGAAGATGCCGGCCACGACCCGCCCGTGCGGGCCGAGCCAGAGCCGCTCCCCCGCCGGGGCCGGCGCGCTCACCGGCGCGCGCCGCGGATCGCCGCGATCTCGTCGCACGCCCACCGTGCCGGTGGGACGTCCGTTCTTCCGGGCCGGTGCTGTCCGGTCACGCGCATGCTGCTCCTTCGTCGTCGGTGCGACCACTCCACATCCTCAATCGGGGTTGAGGTCAAATCGAGGGGTGGTCTACGGTCGGGACATGACGTCCCGGCACCCGGAGCTCACCCCCGGCCAGGTGGCCGAGCGCTCCGGCGTCGCGGTGTCGGCCCTGCACTTCTACGAGCGCGAGGGTCTCATCGCAAGCCATCGCACGGCCGGCAACCAGCGCCGCTATCCCCGCGAGGTGCTGCGCCGCATCGCCTTCATCCGCGTCTCGCAGGGCCTGGGCATCTCCCTGGCGCGGATCCGCGAGGCCCTCGGCACGCTGCCCGACGACCACGTCCCGACCAGGGCTGACTGGTCGCGACTGTCCCGGCGGTGGCGCGCCGACCTCGACGCCAGGATCGACCAGCTGCAGCG
Above is a genomic segment from Aeromicrobium chenweiae containing:
- the thrC gene encoding threonine synthase, which translates into the protein MAHLWRGVIEEYREWLPVTTQTPVITLGEGGTPLVHSSWLSGIVRGDVWIKVEGNNPTGSFKDRGMTTAVSVAVGEGAKAVVCASTGNTSASMTAYAATAGLTPIVLVPHGKIAAGKMAQAVMHGAEVIQVRGGFDECLQLSRALADKYPVALVNSVNPVRLQGQKTAAFEIVDALDATPDLHVLPVGNAGNISAYWLGYREYADAGLATRTPQMWGFQAQGADPIVQGAPIAHPETIATAIRIGNPASWHLATAARDESGGRIGSVSDEQILQAQRDLASHDGVFVEPASAAGVAGLLAAASAGEVEPGQTIAVTVTGHGLKDIDTALSGAGALVDAIIEADVDAAAEAAGLL
- a CDS encoding homoserine dehydrogenase; this translates as MSTSSWTPGRPLRVALLGCGVVGTEVARLLTRDADELAQRVGAPLELVGIAVRRLGRERDLDLPSELFTTDAMGLVSRGDIDVVIEVIGGIDLARELILAALDHGASVVTANKALLAEDGATLFEAAHKAERDLYFEAAVAGAIPIVRPLRESLAGDRVQRVLGIVNGTTNFILDAMTTTGQGFSEALDEAQRLGYAEADPTADIEGFDAASKAAILAGLAFHTRVTIGDVHREGITEVTAADVRSADEMGCVVKLLAICERRETADGPAVSARVHPAMIPVTHPLASVHGAYNAVFVESESAGELMFYGPGAGGAPTASAVLGDVVSVARNRRSDVFGPGESTHAQLEVLEMGRARTRYHVSIDVDDRAGVLASVASAFAEFGVSIKTVRQEGSGSDAQLVIVTHEAEDASLSATVASLRGLDMVRDVTSVMRVEGGF
- a CDS encoding AzlD domain-containing protein, with the translated sequence MSTTIWWTIAGCTVVTAVIKGIGPVALGGRDIPPRLTGVIELMAPALLAALVVTSTFAVGDQWHVGANTAGVAVGGIILVRRGPLLLAVVAAVAVTALLRAVT
- the soxR gene encoding redox-sensitive transcriptional activator SoxR; protein product: MTSRHPELTPGQVAERSGVAVSALHFYEREGLIASHRTAGNQRRYPREVLRRIAFIRVSQGLGISLARIREALGTLPDDHVPTRADWSRLSRRWRADLDARIDQLQRLRDDLDGCIGCGCLSLTSCALYNAEDVLGSKGPGPHRLQRREPAGDVIPDGSPPPRAG
- a CDS encoding carboxypeptidase regulatory-like domain-containing protein → MTSAATSAVTSTPRERHVRRLIGVLVAACLSVAGLTAQPAQAADTGSITGTVFTQSVGGAKTPAAEGYIYWSHAPTKDGAYSGSTGHRFTGSTFSLTGLKPGFYKFEVAQVFDAAGSSAYQREYYNDAEVVHDATAVQVVGGKASKVTDMVLEPAGQISGRVTDTAGNPIANASVSFQRSAAGGGPGVTTGPDGRYSTTTGFAKGLVKGVYRVSARHDAAPGVTSHEEKYWKNAATYATATPLTVAPGSATANIDFTLAAAPRIQLTVKDPAGKPVPNADVGVWTFSDGEWGPRRAGPNKTDGAGVYHQTVRIGERHKFFFTPPAGVGGATEWYDNAYGEAAAKEVSATSHGQVLSLTIQLGAAPAITSATPKITGTARSGKTLTVAPGTWTPVGVAVRRQWRANGVPIPGATGPTLRLSNAQAGRRITVQVTGSLDGATPVAVTSAATAAVQGVLTSAKVSISGTAKVGKKLRARTGSWGPSPVTSKYKWYRNGRAISGQKKSTYKVRKADVGKRITVRVTRSKSHYVTVSRLSSKTAKVKKK
- a CDS encoding AzlC family ABC transporter permease, whose product is MAAPSSPDAADARRESLGAGFRAGLPYAAVGFLLSMSFGILARDSGFSAEAAIVMSAVVFAGSAQFAAVSIIASGGTAGAAVAAAALMNSRFLPMGIALGPSLPGRASWRAVQGQAVVDASWAMANRGGGRFDRWFLFGSTAPQYVSWIAGTVLGALGGDLFSDPSRYGLDAIYPTFFLALVIAEVRDRTTLVVALVGGLVALSLVEVAPAGLPVLAASLVALWGLRRRRSAT
- a CDS encoding MFS transporter gives rise to the protein MVAPTTKEQHARDRTAPARKNGRPTGTVGVRRDRGDPRRAPVSAPAPAGERLWLGPHGRVVAGIFSLAFLVAFESLAVATVMPVVAEELDGLALYALSFAAPMAVGVVSMTLAGPLMDRHGPALAVRGGVMVFSLGLFVAGLAPSMAVFLTGRAVQGLGSGFISVGLYVMIGRTFHEDMRARVFTVMTSAWVLPALAGPFIAGTIADLVGWRWVFLAVPAVAVASLGLIWQALDRIVGDRAVVLDRRRVWWAVLVAAGVLSVSLAGQRAATWWPALLLAALAVTVRYAPRLVPPGSWRGRPGLPRVVATRSLLSAGFVGAETYVPLSLVQHRGLTAAQAGLLLTTGAVLWFAGSWLAANVPVLAAKPLRVRLGSTCVLIGTAAGFLALLDQVPLWVVAAVWAVGGFGMGMALSTLGVLLLDHSGAAEQGANSAGMQISDAVAESLLLALGSVLFAVMLHVDEMVGYVLVLGFASAVAALGVVMAMRVEAARR